GGCCTTAACGGAAAACCGCATCGGGTTCAGCTCTTTGAAATATcctgtgacccccccccccctccttgttAGCCGCAAACCTGATTTAGGATTCTCCTCGCAACTGTGAATTCTTGTTCTCCAGACGATCCGGATCCAGCGCGAAAAGAGGCCGTCGTTCGTAGGATCGCTCAGTATCTGGAACATGCCGAGAAGCTGCTGGAAGGACACGACTCGCCCACACATGCGCCGGACCTGAAAGGAACACACCTTGTAAAAACAAATACCGAAGACGTATCTCCAAATTCTCAGGACTGACATTTGAAaaaccaaggaaaaaaaaaaaaaacatggtggaCACTGGCTGGTTTGGACCAAAACGTTGACGAGTACACTGTAAAGTTTGTTTTCTTGTTATATATGCGTGAATGTCATTTGCACTGATTTCTTTATAAATACTATTTGGAATGATGTCACGGAGTGATTATTTTCAGATGTAATGAGATTTACAAAGGGAAGTTAGGAGAAGGGAGggtatagggggggggggggggcaaaaaaggTTTTTGAGGAAGCAGAGGAAGCATAACAGTGGCATACAGCCTCCCCGGAGAAGAACGAGGGATGATGGATGAGTGGAAGGACAGACAGCGCTGGTAGGGGAGATGAGAGAAAGAGGGATGCGATTAGAAGATAAGCACAGATCATCCATTTATTGTTGAAGGGATGGGAAAAAGTGACCCTCCCTCGTCCTCTGtattcagccattttttttttttttttcccctgccacTTTGAGCTTTGGACGGAGGGATGAAAGCGGGAGATAACGCCGCTCTATCCTGTTACATATCCCTCTAGCTCTCCACCTGTGTGGAAGCCAGAACGAGCACAGACAAaagagatggatggagggagggatggatgaaaCAGAGGAGGAATAACATTAGCATGCTGAGTGTCAGCatgctctcttttttttaccCTCTCCCCACCTCTCTCACCATCCCCCCCCTTTCCATCCCTGCTGCCTTTTTCTCCTCACTGGTCACTGCAATTATACCATCAAAACACTCCAGCCCTGAGAGCATAATAGCTTATCACCgcgcatatgtgtgtgtatgtgtgtgttatcaCAAGAgggatgtgtgttttgtgtgtgcgaTGATTTAGTGCCATACCATGGTGCATTACCTGCGCATGTATGACAGGGGAAGGGCAGCTGTTCGTACGCAAGCCAATTTACGGCGCGGGGTGTAAAAATTGCTTCTCCAACCTTTTGCCCACAAGCACATGGTGAGAGGCCCACTTTCCAATGCGCTCGACATTAGTCGGGTTTTTAGTCGCACGCCGAGGAGTCATTCCGACCTCCGTGGGTGAAAGTTGACACCTTTGGTTGTCCGCCGCCACACTCTTTTTGTTCGACTCCAGCCCTAGCTTTTGCTGCTTCCTCTTTCCCTCTTcagcacatacatacacacactacccccccacccgccccccttccacccacacacacacactccgccTTTATGAGCTTTATTCATTTCACTGTTCATTTCCATTCACCTTGCCCTCAGCTATTTCGGTGTACTTTTGCACGCCTCTCTCACGCGCACAATTGCATTAGAGTGGCGCTTTGAGATACAAATGAATCcaaattttatttgaaattttgagaagaaaaaaaaaaaatcatttaaatacTGTATGGGAATTCAAGATGGGAAAGCAAAGCTTCATatctgcttcatgaaccagttgttgtactTTAAGATCCCTCTAGATGGCAGAGTTGGTTTAAAGGGCCGTATGCGTTCAGCCCAATGTTGGACAGAGTGGCAGTAGGAGCAGCCCGATGTATGTTGACAGGAAACAAAAATgatggcaaaaaaataataataattctgtcAAAATATGGTTGAAATTCTCTTTGCATAAAACACATTACAAAACTGGAACACATGAATGGCattcccattcatttcaatggagaCAGCTAATTTGAGCCTTTCTTCTGCCTGTTTTAATTGACGTCATTGGCCTCTCATGTGTAAGAAAATGCGCCGGAAACGCAAGCAACCGCTCAATAAACTCTCCGAGTGTTATTTAGTCACAGGAAAGTAATGCGACGTAATTTGACGGGCTCAGCTGCAGAAACAAGGCTACGTTTACGCGTGTTATCCATCATGCATGTATCACAACGGTTTCAAAGGCCAGGCACGGAAGCGCACATTGTGGCTTGCTTTTAGATGACATCTGAAAAATGATCTTTATCCTGTTTTCTTGCCATTTCCTGCTACCCTCCCATGTTTCCATTGAGCCCGCTGCACTCTCTCATAAGCAAATCAATGGACATACACTTTATGCTTTGTATTGATCCTTTTTATGCACCCTCCACCCCCTTAACAAATTATTGTTGGTACTTCTCACTCTGGTACGCTGTATTTCTAAGCTCCCACTAATGTGTGCATGGATGGATGAGAAGGATAGTGTTTGAGTAGTTTACATAATATCAAACCTGAGAGAAATGACGCACAATTTTTCGGCTTCGGGCTTCACGCGCTTTTTTAGAGGGGACTGTTTTAGGCCATCAACTGCattctcgcacacacacactcacacacacgctgcCCGTGCACGGTCCTTTGTTATTTAGATCAGATGCAGCCATCATTGACCTTGTTATCTCCTGCCATCCTCCCCTCTGCATGTTTCTTTTTACGATTCCTATTAATAATAATTGACTAGCTGCTTGTATGTCAGCCTCATCCACATCTTCATCTAAGCCCCATAAACTCGACCTCGTCGGAAGCCGGCGTCCATCTGTTGTTCGCCAGCCTTCCTGGTTCCATGACAACTGAGGGCTTTCGGTGAGTTGCCTTCACCGAAGCAGAGGGAGACAATAAAAAAAGGGGTGCTAATGTGAAGGGCAGCGATGACAACATTAATTAGTGGGAGCGAGAGATAATGGAGGCGAATTATTTGCTATTTTTTTGGGCAACTTCCTGTATTTTAAAGTACACGAGTTCCGAATCTGGGATGCATACTTCTACTCAAGTACTGCCATAGTTAGTGAGCCCAACTATGGGCGGAGCAGAGTCATCAAGTGGACATCAagagcagaagcagcagcattGAAGCATGATGACACACTGTGCCAGCCGAGTACAGATTGTTTTGCCGAGGGACGGGAAGAAGTGGATCACGAGAGGGGGCGgttgaaaaatacaaaacaacacGGCCGAAGAGCTGCGGACTCACATGTCCGAGCCCTCCCACCCCCTTttcctctctgtctctctctcccccccccctttttttttttttttttttaaccaccacCATCAGCAGCATCATCGCGGGTGCCAGCTGAGGACAGTCGAGCGAGGAAGAGCCGCACATCAGCAGACACCTGAGCGGAAAAGCCTCGGTCGGCTCTGCTGTTTAACGGTGAGTGTTTTGTTTCCTtaagagtttttattttgtgcattccaaaaaaataaaatcggcATTTTTgaagttattattatttgacaATGCGACATCCTCTGTCCAACTGCCAATTAGCTGGCACGCGCACGTATTCCTCGGGCAGATGTtgccaagtgttttttttttttttaaattgtgatcGATTTATACATAAATTGTCGCAAAGAATAATTCtaattaaacaaacaaacatcttGATTAGATtacaccaacatttttttttttaaatttaactaTGTGTACctacatattttgtttttgtcaatttCCCCCATCTACGCATCGTGAATAATATCCCCCGCTTAAATCGAATCTAGTGCGACACGGCTTTCGCGTCCATTTCTCAGTGTTAATATTTTGGCCAGCTTTGCGGCTGGCTTTAAAAAAGCTAATCTGGCCGGCGCATATAAGCGCattggcctgcctgcctgcctgccatctGGGCTGTGTTATAGCAGGGAGGAGAGGGCATTTGAATAATTGATATTTAGCTATTTATAGGGGGATTATTCTCTTAGTCTTTCACCAAGGGGACCTTACATGCTCactatcaatccatccatccatccgtccgtccagtaGTCCATCTATCTCTGTGTGCGGTGAGTGTATCCATCTGAAGTGGATTAAGGGTGTTATCAGAGCTAAGTCGGACTATactgatcacacacacacacacacacacacacacacacgtgtggagTCCATCTCGCTCAGAAGCAGAGAGCATTGTTAGCCCTCTCACAAGCCTCTCATGCTTCACTACAGTGTGAATcatcctgtgtgtgcgtgtgatggTAAACACTCTCTGATCAAACAGTGCTTAACAGGCTGCCTGACCTGATAAGAGGCAGAGGGGAGAGGGGGGCCGGGCGGGCGGGATTGCTGGGGCACAGAGGAAGGAAGGGGCGGCGGGGGTATTTGGCGGTGATGTATGGAGcgaaatgtcacaattaaacacCTGACAGTTGCCGGCGTATTCTTCCGTTCCGTAAAAATACAATGAGGTAAAGCTTTATTGATATGGccgatttgacaaaaaaaaaaactgcaaagtcTTTTAAAGTAAATAATCCTAATTTGCGTTTTTAAACTCTTCCCCAGTGATGGACTCCCCCCCAGGCCTGTTTGAAGACTCCAATCCGCAAGGCCGCCCGTTCGGCCCCCCGCTCCTCTCGGCAGACGTGTTTGGAGGTCGCCCTCCTCCGAGTAACTTCAGACCCCTCGGCTTTCCCCTCATCCAGCATCCGCTCAGCCAGTCCTACGGAACCTCCCGCGGCACGCcaagcgcgctcccggccgaggAGAGCGACGTGGAGAGAGGAGAGCGAGAAGGCCGGGAGGGCGACGAGGTTAAGAAGCGAGCGGGCGCCCGCTGGGGTCCGGATTTGGCGAGGGTGAAAAGGATGAAGCTGGAGGAGGGCGGCGGGAGGCGcggtgggggagggagggagctgaggaggaggaggagagcggaGCTGAAGGAGCAGCTGGACGAGGCCCGGGAAAGACTGCAGGCCCTGCAGAAGAAAGTGCTGAGGGCCTTTGGGGAGAGCAacatggaggaagaggagcacaAAAGGAGCGGGAACGGAGATGTGGAGGATGATGACGAGCGGATGTTCGACGAAGAGGAGGACCTCGATGGAGGTCCTCTGGGAAATGAAACCCTCTCCCCGATTACCCCTTTTTATAGCTTCAAGTCAAGGGAGGAGAAGCAAAACAACAAAGCGAGGATGGAGCGGGGGAGAAGCGAAGGTGCGATGGAAGGAGTGGGCCTGTGGTTGGACTGGGACGGAGGGATAAAAGACGAGGACGAGGAGGGCGGCCACAAGTTCGCCCAGGCGCTGAAGCTGGAGCTGGGCAGCGCCGTGGCCAGAGTCATTGACCGCGTTCTGCGTCTGTACACCGACGCGTCCTGCCCCGAAGACGGCGAGGCGAGTGCAAGAGCGGAGGAGGAGGTCAGAGGTCAGGAGGATACACCGGGGGGGAACGACGAAGACGGAGAAAGAGCGCTTCAAATCATGAGCAGCCTGGCGCCTCATGGCGTCCAGACGGCCGATTTGGCATCCCCATTAGTGGCACACAAGTCACCTGACCTCCAGAAGACACACCCCCTCCTCAGCCCGCTTCTCCCTCGACCTCCTCTTCTTTTAGCCCCGGCTCCTCAAGCCAAGGAGCCCTCCTCCGGCCTAccgccctcctcttcctcgtcctTCCACGCCCCTCCCCTGGCCCTCCCGCTGCTCCACTACTCCATGCAGCAGCTCTTCTCCCGCTCACTCCACCACCCGCAGATGCCCCATCTCCCGCCGTCGCCGCGCAAGGATTTCCTCAGCTCTGACCCCTACCTAGAATTCCCCACGCACCCGTCCTTTCCCCCGCTGCCCCTGCTCGCTCCCCTGGGACCCTCCCTGGTGCGCCACGCCCATGGGGgccgagagagggagaggggggTGAGGGGAGGGGGCATGATGGACGGAGGAGAGCTTTACCTGAGCACCGGGGGAATATCCTTTTGTGGAGGAAAAACTCGGCATGATTATCTTTTAAACTCGGGATCGGAAAGTACCCATACCGGGTGTCCGGTACTGCTGATACTAGCTACCGATACTTGACTTCTGATATTAATTAAGTCAATATACAACACTTGTCAAACCTCAAGAGAGTTTGCACTTTGGTTCTCAAGCTATTTTGAACCCCTTAAATTGTTAATAATGCATAAAAATATATCGACATGAAAACATAGCGTCGTGAAGACATCACTGAAGGCCGACGCTTGAAATCGGATTGGGAACGGAATAGATTGACCGTGAATTGAAGAGCATGTCTCCTTAACCTTCCTCATGTATACACCCAGGAGGGCTTGTCTCCTTGCCACCTGAAAAAAGCCAAACTCATGTTCTTCTATGCTCGCTATCCCAGCTCCAATACACTCAAGACATACTTCCCTGATGtcaaggtgtgtgcgtgtgtgcgctaaGAAGGCATTCTGATCaatattgcgtttgtggaataCGAGTTAAGCAGCAGAATTCACTCGCTTTAAACCAATTGGTgttggggcggccattttgctgctTGCTGTGGAAAGCAAGTattaaaatggccgccccttgacatggataaaaacaggtggatttttgcctgtttaattcatatccCAGAACAGTTTCGACTAGTTCGACTTTAAATACCATGACTGAGTATTCGTACTTGGTTACTTCCCACCACTCACAATTTGTTTCTATGTTTTGTCTGTCCAGTTTAACCGCTGCGTGACCTCCCAGATGATTAAATGGTTCAGCAACTTCCGGGAGTTCTTCTACATTCAGATGGAGCGCTTTGCGAGGCAGGCTGTCCGCGAGGCTCTCACCCGGttggtttgc
The sequence above is drawn from the Syngnathus scovelli strain Florida chromosome 1, RoL_Ssco_1.2, whole genome shotgun sequence genome and encodes:
- the prox3 gene encoding prospero homeobox 3, producing MDSPPGLFEDSNPQGRPFGPPLLSADVFGGRPPPSNFRPLGFPLIQHPLSQSYGTSRGTPSALPAEESDVERGEREGREGDEVKKRAGARWGPDLARVKRMKLEEGGGRRGGGGRELRRRRRAELKEQLDEARERLQALQKKVLRAFGESNMEEEEHKRSGNGDVEDDDERMFDEEEDLDGGPLGNETLSPITPFYSFKSREEKQNNKARMERGRSEGAMEGVGLWLDWDGGIKDEDEEGGHKFAQALKLELGSAVARVIDRVLRLYTDASCPEDGEASARAEEEVRGQEDTPGGNDEDGERALQIMSSLAPHGVQTADLASPLVAHKSPDLQKTHPLLSPLLPRPPLLLAPAPQAKEPSSGLPPSSSSSFHAPPLALPLLHYSMQQLFSRSLHHPQMPHLPPSPRKDFLSSDPYLEFPTHPSFPPLPLLAPLGPSLVRHAHGGRERERGVRGGGMMDGGELYLSTGGTQEGLSPCHLKKAKLMFFYARYPSSNTLKTYFPDVKFNRCVTSQMIKWFSNFREFFYIQMERFARQAVREALTRDGAPRRENQLRVGRDTELYRILNMHYNKSNIYQVPERFIEVSEVALREFHSAIWTGRDSDPCWKKGIYKIICKLDSGVPDAFRLPGCPVG